In Paenibacillus sp. FSL M7-0420, a single genomic region encodes these proteins:
- a CDS encoding SGNH/GDSL hydrolase family protein, whose protein sequence is MITARRTILKPGNFGLIAAADSRRGEFDIGNEVIVTHKLPVDAVFIGDSITHMWELNAYFGRSGRFVVNRGIGGDISSHVAGRFAADVIQLQPKYAVIKIGVNNFWALDGWTEADRKPVEMIVNDLVNDVLDMVKQTKGHPVIPVICSVLPTHMPHSGNDSLRNTGIKKANELLRVLADEHDAIYVDFHSRMVQADRLQLRDGLADDGLHPHVLGYDIMAETLIETLGKNGIEW, encoded by the coding sequence AATTTCGGGCTGATTGCTGCGGCTGACAGCCGCAGAGGGGAATTCGACATCGGAAATGAGGTTATTGTTACGCACAAGCTGCCGGTAGATGCTGTATTTATCGGTGATTCAATTACTCACATGTGGGAGCTGAATGCTTACTTTGGCCGCAGCGGCAGATTCGTAGTGAACCGGGGGATCGGAGGCGATATCAGCAGTCATGTGGCCGGAAGGTTTGCCGCTGATGTGATTCAATTGCAACCTAAATACGCTGTGATCAAGATAGGAGTGAATAATTTCTGGGCCTTAGATGGCTGGACTGAGGCGGACCGCAAACCGGTAGAGATGATTGTAAATGATCTGGTCAACGATGTGCTGGATATGGTGAAGCAGACCAAGGGGCATCCTGTAATTCCTGTAATCTGCTCGGTTCTTCCCACCCATATGCCGCATTCCGGCAATGACAGTCTGCGCAACACCGGCATCAAGAAGGCCAATGAGCTGTTGCGCGTGCTGGCTGACGAGCATGATGCTATCTATGTAGATTTTCACTCCAGGATGGTTCAGGCGGACAGACTGCAGCTGCGGGACGGACTTGCCGATGACGGACTGCACCCGCATGTCCTGGGGTATGATATTATGGCAGAGACTTTAATTGAGACTTTGGGTAAGAACGGGATAGAGTGGTGA
- a CDS encoding DinB family protein, translated as MSESNHAFGQALVKSLVGERGHIPIARALPDLTLELAGYTIEGIPYSIYQLVKHMGFWQDFMLTHLEGGQPQRPTSVQESWPAEKAPAEEAQLQEAITHLLQGVDKAVAIAQSAKLDEPLAHFPGETKGGLLRNIASHNSYHLGEIVLLRRLQGAWPPPGGGYPA; from the coding sequence ATGTCCGAATCCAATCATGCTTTTGGTCAAGCGCTGGTGAAATCTCTGGTGGGAGAGCGCGGGCATATTCCGATCGCCCGGGCCTTGCCGGATCTGACACTGGAGCTTGCAGGTTATACAATAGAAGGAATTCCTTACTCCATCTATCAGCTGGTGAAGCATATGGGCTTCTGGCAGGATTTCATGCTGACCCACCTGGAGGGCGGCCAGCCTCAGCGGCCTACAAGCGTACAGGAGAGCTGGCCTGCGGAGAAGGCCCCGGCAGAGGAAGCCCAGCTTCAGGAGGCCATCACACATCTGCTGCAAGGTGTCGATAAGGCGGTTGCTATCGCTCAGAGCGCCAAGCTTGACGAGCCATTGGCCCATTTTCCCGGGGAGACCAAGGGCGGACTTCTGCGCAATATCGCCTCCCATAACTCCTACCATCTGGGAGAGATTGTTCTGCTCCGCCGTCTGCAAGGTGCGTGGCCTCCGCCAGGGGGCGGATATCCTGCTTAA